The following are encoded in a window of Suncus etruscus isolate mSunEtr1 chromosome 16, mSunEtr1.pri.cur, whole genome shotgun sequence genomic DNA:
- the LOC126032488 gene encoding meiotic nuclear division protein 1 homolog codes for MSKKKGLSVEEKRTRMMEIFFETKDVFQLKDMEKIAPKEKGITAMSVKEVLQSLVDDGMVDCERIGTSNYYWAFPSKALHARKRKLEVLESQLSEGNQKHANLQKSIEKAKIGRHDTEERAVLAEELSSLRNQKEQLKAEVEKYRECDPQVVEEIRQANEVAKDAANRWTDNIFAIKSWAKRKFGLEENKIDKNFGIPEDFDYVD; via the coding sequence ATGTCAAAGAAAAAAGGACTGAGTGTGGAGGAGAAGAGAACTCGCATGatggaaattttttttgagaCGAAAGATGTATTTCAATTAAAAGACATGGAGAAGATTGCTCCCAAAGAAAAAGGCATTACTGCTATGTCAGTCAAAGAAGTCCTTCAGAGCTTGGTTGATGATGGTATGGTTGACTGTGAGCGGATTGGAACATCCAATTATTACTGGGCTTTCCCAAGTAAAGCTCTTCATGCAAGGAAACGGAAGTTGGAAGTCCTGGAATCTCAGTTATCTGAGGGAAACCAAAAGCATGCAAATCTACAAAAAAGCATCGAGAAGGCTAAAATTGGTCGACATGATACGGAAGAAAGAGCAGTTCTGGCAGAAGAACTTTCTTCACTTCGCAACCAAAAGGAACAGCTAAAGGCCGAAGTAGAGAAATACAGAGAATGTGACCCACAAGTTGTGGAAGAAATACGTCAAGCAAATGAAGTAGCAAAAGATGCTGCCAACAGATGGACTGATaatatatttgcaataaaatCTTGGGCTAAAAGAAAATTTGGACTCGAAGAGAATAAAATCGATAAGAATTTTGGAATTCCAGAAGACTTTGATTATGTAGACTAA